The following are encoded together in the Mycteria americana isolate JAX WOST 10 ecotype Jacksonville Zoo and Gardens chromosome 2, USCA_MyAme_1.0, whole genome shotgun sequence genome:
- the LOC142405876 gene encoding UPF0489 protein C5orf22 homolog — protein sequence MKPLVQLVHSLKTRMESPDYEMVHQAGLTCDYMELPHHVSTEEEIEGLIQSIKVLLKDMPKPTLVTVARSSLDDYCPSEQVDIIQEKVLNLLGSVYGTLDVHLDYSSTSSSL from the exons ATGAAGCCACTTGTTCAACTAGTTCACAGTTTGAAAACCAGGATGGAAAGCCCAGACTATGAAATG GTCCATCAGGCTGGTCTGACCTGTGATTATATGGAGCTTCCTCACCACGTCAGCACTGAAGAGGAGATCGAAGGCCTCATACAATCCATTAAAGTTCTACTAAAAGATATGCCTAAGCCCACACTTGTGACGGTTGCTCG ATCAAGTTTGGATGACTATTGCCCTTCAGAGCAGGTTGACATCATTCAAGAGAAGGTTCTCAATTTACTAGGTTCGGTGTATGGCACTCTGGATGTGCACTTAGATTACTCAAGC